One window of Medicago truncatula cultivar Jemalong A17 chromosome 2, MtrunA17r5.0-ANR, whole genome shotgun sequence genomic DNA carries:
- the LOC120578352 gene encoding uncharacterized protein, with product MDFLEQENRALREEVAAMQTKMDEMVEMMKTMADMRTQEQAQAQAQAQAHALAQAQAQIHAQTQAPPPPTNTQAEASSSAIPEWTICADTPTHSAPQLSVPWFPPFTAGEILRPIACEAQMPTHQVTHVPPPSVRAPPVVMTYSAPMIHTAPQNEEPIFHSRSMKAYGQVEDLQEKYDEMYREMKTLRGKERFGKTAYDLCLVSNVQIPHKFKVPDFEKYKGNSCPEEHLTMYARRMSAYAKDDQVLIYYFQESLASPASKWYMNLDKTKIQTFHDLCEAFVEQYNYNVDMAPDRSDLQAMTQGVKETFKEYAQRWRDVAAQVSPRIEEKEMTKLFLKTLSQFYYEKMVGSTPKNFAEMVGMGVQLEEGVREGRLVKDGASTSGTKRYGTHIPRKKEHEVSMVAQGRPQQTYPTYQHIAAITPAANIIHPPNSQPQFPQYPQHPQQYPQQPYQQRPYQQQPYQQNPPHPYQQQQPRPKRMQFDPIPVTYAELLPGLLRNNSVQTRPPPPVPERLPAWSRPDQTCDFHQGAPGHNIESCYAFKYAVQRLIKEKKITFTDSAPNIQTNPLPNHGAATVNMVEDCQETHHILDVQQIRTPLVPLHAKLCKVNLFKHDHDGCNECLLNPWGCQKVKDDIQGLLNQGELVVERKCDDICVITPEEPLEIFYDSRKSVAAPLVICLPGPIPYTSEKAIPYKYNATMIEGGREVPIPPFPSVGNIAEDSRILRNGRVIPLVSPKKVDAPVTEETRTKDSGAIKDVGQTSGTKSCSDFDEILKLIKKS from the coding sequence atggattttctcgaGCAAGAGAATCGGGCGCTCCGTGAAGAAGTGGCAGCCATGCAAACTAAGATGGACGAAATGGTTGAAATGATGAAGACGATGGCCGATATGCGGACCCAAGAGCAAGCTCAAGCTCAAGCTCAGGCTCAGGCTCATGCTCTGGCACAAGCTCAAGCACAAATTCATGCACAAACACAAGCTCCTCCACCTCCCACCAATACTCAGGCTGAAGCATCTTCCTCTGCCATCCCTGAATGGACAATATGTGCTGACACTCCGACACACTCTGCTCCACAGCTCTCCGTGCCTTGGTTCCCGCCTTTTACTGCTGGTGAAATACTCCGTCCCATTGCTTGTGAAGCTCAGATGCCTACTCATCAGGTGACTCATGTCCCTCCGCCTTCTGTAAGAGCTCCCCCAGTTGTCATGACTTACTCAGCACCTATGATTCACACTGCtccacaaaatgaagaacccaTCTTCCATTCAAGGAGTATGAAGGCCTATGGTCAAGTGGAGGATTTACAAGAGAAGTATGACGAGATGTACCGTGAGATGAAAACTCTCCGCGGAAAAGAAAGATTTGGAAAAACTGCTTATGACCTCTGTTTGGTGTCAAACGTCCAGATACCCCATAAGTTCAAGGTCCCAGATtttgagaagtataaagggaactcctgcccTGAGGAACATCTGACAATGTATGCAAGAAGGATGTCCGCGTATGCTAAGGACGATCAGGTCCTTATTTATTACTTCCAAGAGAGCTTGGCTAGTCCCGCCTCAAAGTGGTACATGAATCTGGACAAAACAAAGATCCAAACTTTCCATGAtctatgtgaagcttttgtggaacaaTACAATTACAATGTAGATATGGCTCCAGACCGAAGTGATCTTCAAGCCATGACTCAGGGGGTCAAAGAAACATTCAAAGAGTATGCTCAGCGGTGGAGGGATGTTGCGGCCCAAGTCAGCCCACGTATAGAAGAGAAGGAAATGACCAAactcttcttaaaaactctcagTCAGTTCTACTATGAGAAGATGGTCGGAAGTACGCCCAAGAACTTTGCTGAAATGGTTGGCATGGGTGTGCAGTTggaagaaggagtccgagaaggacgtTTAGTAAAAGATGGAGCTTCTACCAGTGGAACCAAGAGATATGGCACCCACATCccgagaaagaaagaacatgaggTTAGTATGGTGGCCCAAGGAAGGCCTCAGCAAACTTATCCAACCTATCAACACATTGCTGCCATCACACCTGCTGCCAATATTATTCATCCCCCAAATAGCCAGCCTCAATTCCCACAATATCCTCAACACCCTCAACAATATCCCCAACAACCATACCAGCAACGGCCATACCAACAACAACCATATCAACAAAATCCCCCACATCCCTATCAACAACAGCAACCTCGACCAAAAAGAATGCAATTTGACCCAATCCCCGTCACCTATGCAGAGTTACTTCCAGGGTTACTCAGAAATAACTCGGTTCAAACCAGGCCTCCTCCTCCAGTACCAGAAAGACTGCCAGCATGGTCCAGACCTGATCAGActtgtgatttccatcaaggggccCCAGGTCATAATATTGAAAGTTGTTATGCCTTTAAGTATGCAGTCCAGAGGCTaatcaaagaaaagaagatAACCTTCACAGACTCAGCGCCAAATATTCAAACCAATCCATTGCCAAACCATGGTGCTGCAACTGTCAACATGGTCGAAGATTGCCAAGAGACTCACCATATTCTCGACGTTCAACAAATCCGAACACCTTTGGTCCCATTACATGCCAAGTTATGCAAAGTGAACCTCTTTAAACATGATCATGATGGCTGCAACGAGTGCCTTCTGAACCCCTGGGGTTGTCAGAAAGTGAAAGATGATATTCAAGGACTTTTGAACCAAGGAGAACTGGTCGTTGAAAGAAAATGTGATGATATATGTGTTATAACTCCTGAAGAGCCTTTGGAGATATTTTACGACAGTCGGAAGTCAGTTGCTGCTCCTTTAGTGATTTGCTTGCCTGGTCCAATACCTTATACTTCTGAGAAGGCAattccttacaagtacaatgccacTATGATAGAAGGTGGTCGTGAAGTTCCAATACCACCTTTTCCTTCTGTGGGAAATATTGCCGAAGATAGTAGAATACTGAGGAATGGGCGTGTTATCCCTCTAGTGTCTCCAAAGAAAGTTGACGCTCCGGTGACTGAAGAAACTCGAACTAAAGATTCCGGTGCAATCAAAGATGTGGGCCAGACTAGTGGGACCAAGTCATGTTCTGATTTTGATGAGATTCTCAAGCTGATAAAGAAAAGTTAG